The Chloroflexota bacterium genomic sequence AGCCAACCCAATGGTCGCGTCAGCTCACTGAGCGTTGATCACAATTATGTGTATGTTGCTGGCGATTTCACCAAAGTGGGCACAGTCGCATCGTTGGGTGTGGCGGTCTTTGTGCCGACCAAACAGGTCTATTTGCCAGCGGCAATGCGATAATAATTTAAATATAATCGTATGGCATGACCCGCCAGCACGTAATTGGTATGATACTGGTGTCAAATTCAGGATCACCAGAGGCGTGTATGGCGGGTCATACGTGATTAGCTTGATAAAAGATGGTTGCAAAAATCCAATTGTTGTCGAAGCTTAACTTGACGTTACCCGCAAATATTGCTAAAAATGAATCCTGATGCTAGAATAGTAGTTAGAATCATTCTAAGGTTGAAGCACAATGGCAATTATGCAACCTGAAGAGCGGGCGCGTCGCCTATTACGCGAATTGGAACATCATGGTTATCGGCCAACGCCGCAGCGCGAAGCGGTTTGTTGGGCCTTGGCTCGCCATGGCGGTCATCCGACTGCTGCCGAGATTGTCGAAGTCGTTAAGCAGCATGGCATTGGTCAGGCCACAGTTTATAACACGATTACAACCTTGGAAAAGCTGGGGGTTATTCAGTCGATGCCGTTGAATACCGATGAGCATACCCGCTATGATCTCGATACAACTCCGCATATGAACTTTGTCTGTTCGCAATGCGGCGCGATTATCGATTGTCATGCACCACAGCTTGATTTGATGCTGGCCCAGATCGCCTCAACCGCCGGAGCAACCTTTGAATCGGCCAATGTGGTGGTTTACGGGCGTTGCGAACGTTGTAAAAATTAAATCAGTAAAGAGTGCTTCGGCACTTTTTATTTAGACTCAATTTAGAATGATTCTAAATAAAACTAATAAAACGGTTGTAATAGCCGAAATTTTTTTATCAGCAATTTAGAATGATTCTCATTGCTAAGGAGCAGGTATCATGACTACCACAAGTGTTAATAGCCGCCACCTGCATGCTGAGGCCCAAGCCGAGCTTGATGA encodes the following:
- a CDS encoding transcriptional repressor, with the protein product MAIMQPEERARRLLRELEHHGYRPTPQREAVCWALARHGGHPTAAEIVEVVKQHGIGQATVYNTITTLEKLGVIQSMPLNTDEHTRYDLDTTPHMNFVCSQCGAIIDCHAPQLDLMLAQIASTAGATFESANVVVYGRCERCKN